gtaaacGGAAAGAGGGTCCTACGCACGTTTCACGGACATCAAAAACTGGAAATTAAAAATCACGGTGATTAAAGTTCTGTGTTTTTCCGGacttaaatttcttttttttagaccTTTTACGCAAAAATTCCTTTCACCCTCTCTTTTCTACATATCTCCCCCATACTTGGAAAATGGTTAATTTTCCTCaagtagaaaaataaaaaattgagcATAATtcaattttgcaactttttagAGTTGAAAATCATTGAAAATGGATCACAACATAGACTAAAAGATTGTTTCTATAATAGTAATGATACTTAATTCTACTGACGATATGTAATAGTATAACCTTTGGTTGCGATAGCTAGGTCAGTACATCTTTCATATTCTGTACCTGAAAGGATTTTAGTTCACTTACTCTCTCTACTGGAACAGCTAAGTTACTCCATATCAGAAAACTGGAAAAgaacaattttttctttgcaaTGATAATATTTGCAGAAGTCAGTCACTCatttcaaactttaaaaacagaGAGCTCTTTGCCAGCCATATACACTGTGTGGTGCAAATTGAAATCCAAATGAAAACATGAACTTAGTGGTAtaaattttttactgttttgatgTATGAACAAGGTACTTGCGGGGGTCTGCAATGAACTTGTGCGGTTGGTGAAAGGTAACTTCATATGTTCCTCGAGACGCTAGCTGAAACCTTACTACTAAGGACATTCAAGACCTGATCAATAAAACACACAAAAATGTCTTTGTCACAGAAATGATTTCCTGATCAGACAAAAGCTTTCTCAAGACCCACATTTCAATCCTATTTTGTGTCTTGACTAATTCAACTTTGATAAATTCTGGAATGTgataaaaggcaaaatttcccATACTGTACAAAAGTAATGTAAGTTTCATCAAAGTGTGTAAAGTTATATAATTTATGTGCCTTAAATTTCTGCAACCTGCAACATCCCTTCCCCACGGATTAAAAGTGTAATTGATGGTTAGATAGGCaactttcgatatattaaaattcagcatgatagcaagtcttagaggacacaaacaaagaaaatgaataaaccaTGATTATTCGTGTTTATTCATTTACCGATTTGTCTCCGGAAACAATCCCTAAGGCATTGGTGGAAAAGATAGTGTTTGTAGATAGAATGTAGAAAACGAACTCCTTATTCCCCCTGAATTAATGAGGTACGGCGTGACATTTGTTACCATAGCAACATTCTATTCCAATTGTAACgcaaacgaaaaacaaaagtttCATCACTGCTAAGACATTATAAAAAATCTGTCTtttggtttctttgttttttttttgttgttgttttgtttcttctaaTAAAAACTATTGTGCTCAAATAAAAATTCTTCTTTCTCCAACATTACAATGGAAGGGATTCTCATCCACAAGAACTTCATTCCAAGGGAATTCGTTAAGTTGTTACGATGCCCTTTCCCTAAGATCTTTCCAATTGTTTAGTTTCCACCTCATCATCCAACTGGAATTCCTTCAGTTGTTTTGATGCCCTGAGTGtcattcgccatttgcacatcacTGCGCgcagggctggcactacggcaaagggctgatttattataggcccCATTCGGCTaataaaattagccttcctcagggcagaactataccgagagaaaatatcttttaacggctcctaaaatttgaatttgaaattcacataagtggttaataattaactacaATTATTAATATTAGATAGAATAATAGACAGGTAAATGATTGTACAATAAAAGTAGAAATAGAAACAGTTCAATCCTTCGGTTCAGATAAAGACTAGCTTATTTTTCCCTCATGCTGGGAAGTAAAAGTAGCAAAGTTATAAAAAAACACCTTTTCTAGTGAGAAATAAAACAAGACTcaatgcagggctggcactacggcaaagagCTGATTTATTAAAGGCCTATAACGTATAATCAGCCccttgccgtagtgccagccctgcattgagttttgttcagtttactTCACACTTGGAGTGACGTCTGGCTACAGCATCTCTTTGATTAGAGATCCGGCGagaggaaccagtcagttatatttacccgttgcgtggacctctgcattcaaacagttttacCTTTTTTAGGCTAGATGACCCCCTAACTAAAAAATAGACATTGATAAACGCACACCTTATGAAATATCGCGCCTTTTCGACCTTTGACAGACTTTTTACAGAAGAATCACTGTCTATTTTAAGGCCAGGAGGCAACTGGCCGGGGGGACTTGTAATCAGGAGCCCTGACAAGTGCTCGGCAAGTCTCGCCCTGTCCCGAGCTGAGCTAGCCTACGAACAGCAggcgtatttccggtcgtcgcttctcttaATCCGAAAAAGGAGGGAAAGAACCGACGACCGAAAATACGTCTACTGTTCGCAGGTTAGCGCAAGccggatttgttctcggtagtcccgagctcaaatcctcgaccacttTTGCCTCCtgagttgggattcttaaccatgTCTGTTGTAATTACGATTTTTATTAAGTAAAGTTGAAGAAAGTTCAGGGTCACCCAACGAcagaatgtttccaaatacgtcagAAGTGTCTCGAATGGTTTTCTCtgtgctttagaagcctgtttggttcatttggagttgccctaaaaactatttatctgttcggatctCTTAGGGGGAACCTTGGTCGTCAAGAAAGTTTTAGCTGGCTTTTTCGTGTCATCCTGAAGTGTTAGCTACCCTCGAGGGCATGTAGTAGCCTTTCTTTCATAGAAAATTATGGGGGACATTTCGTCTTTCAGGGCCGAAAGTTTTAagagaccttttttttttaacaataatcgcaatatcttgatattaaaatgtgaaaacacAACCTTCGAAAATCGTAGTTAAGCTGTTAGAAAAACTCCGAatattttagacgaatggagaaggttatccagaaatttttagcttttctcaagctttagaaatttctaggcaatacttgctccttcgaacagttgtTTTTCACAATAtagtcgctgggtgcccctaaAATTGTCATGTTTATTTGAAtaaacagtttcagtttcagttgtTTGCTCGTTCCCACTTGGCTCGCGCTTTTGATACTTGAAGAGCCCTTGAAGGACAACGCTGTCACTGCTCAATACTTGGTCCTCATGATTCAAATACCTAACTAGCATAAACCGAAGCTGGAAAATGCAAGTAAATTATCTTTCAGTTTCTAAAGCAGTGCACTGTTGAAAAACTTTCGAGCTCTGCATGGGCTTTTCGTTTTTGTACAAGCTGAATGTTCTTGAATTTTCATCAGTATTCTCTgaatcattttcttgttttaacaACTATTATTCAATACAAATAgtagcattttttttatttgtttgtttgcttgtttttgacaaacagcaaacaatacaaaacaacaacaactgaccAAAAGAAAAACTCGTGGAATCCGATCAAGCCACTCAGCCTTTGTGAGATTTTCCAATCCGGCTCAGTCTTTGTGTAGCGCTACTTTACACCTTCAGTCGCACACAACTATTGCGTGAATTTTCTTGATTGTATGACAACTGTTAAAAAAGTTTGGCGCTGATGTTGTTCTCAAAAAGTGAAATTAATCTTCCTTTCAGGATCCGATGGAAAAATTTACTTAAATAAACACTCCAAAAAATTACACTGTCAAAACATCGTCAACAGCATCAGCCAACAACACAGAATCTAGCCAgtgaaaacatccgtttctccttgctcttcgGATGTTTTCACAGGCAACACAGAATCAGGCCAGCCCCAAAAGGCCGGGTTTCCACTAATGTTTGGGGCTATTTTGCCACATCAGTCTTTTGACCCTCCAAGTCGTTCAGCAAACTTGAATCCTTACGGTTTTAATATCACTTTCCAAAGGACAAGTGCAAGCAAATAATAGTACCAGATTTAACTGAACTTACTGAAATTGCCTTGTTTGTGCTAATTTTGGCCGCCTGATATTTAAAACACAATAAATAGGTAACTAATTTCACTTTCTTGGTGGTGACGCGAAACAGCTtcctattattattttcatttctacTTTAGCGACTCATTTAAAAGCAGTCCGCTAATACTTATGTACAAGATATTTACAGATGGTTTACGGTTTACAGATGGATAAAAAGTTGAAGCAAGCACTTTTAATTGGTCCAAGTTATGGATCAGACCTGCCGCGCTTCTGTCAACCTCTTAAAGGCGTCCACAACGACGTCTTGTTGATGAAGGAAATGTTGACTAGAAATGGTTTCCTGTTAGAGAATATAAAGGTTTGAAACTGCTTCAATTTATGTGCTCCATCTTTAGACACAGTCAATCTTTACGCATAACTATGCCGATCTGTCCTTTttatggtttcatggtttcggAATTGTATGTTAATTAGAAGTTTTGTACAATCACTCAAATTCTAAGGTACGGCAGTTAAAAGAGAGGAATAGTTACAACAGGGGTCTTTAGACTTGATTTATTTAATAGTTATCCGCATTGATTTCCAATGACGTTTTTTTTAGGTTCTTGAAGGTGACTATGCCTCTAAAGATGAGATATTGAGGTCCCTTGAGGAACTTTCATCTACAGTACCCAACGAATCAGTGGTAATAATCTACTTTAGTGGCCATGGCTATCAACTAAAAGAGGAATTTGGTCAGGGTTTAATTCCTGGTGGCCTCAAGAAAGAGATGGTGAGCTGGAAAATATACATACAACTTTCCTCCTTAGTTCATTACATGACCCAGGAGTtcgagaagtaaaaaaaaacagttacattaaatttataataagaaaaagaatccTGTACCGCATGACGTGGGCTTAGGTCACCAAATCATGATTTTTTGACAACCGGTTAATAATTCTAAAcgtcaattttattttcctgGCCACATTTTTGATCTGTTACCATGGTTTAttcttcttcctttcttccttgcCGAATTTGTTGAGTAAGGTTTAGTATTTAAAGATAACatagtaatattaataataataaaagtaatattaataattaataatatttaaagagGGAGCCCAACTCGCCTTGGCGGTTTTCAGTGGGGCCCTCTTGCTATACATGTACGTACGCGCGAACGAACTGCTGCACACTCGTGAATTCCACAGCCAATCGTCTTTATTAATTGACTGATATATCTTTTTCTACCATAGTTTAAAGAATATCGTATAAACGACGTGTGCATCACAGGTCAACACTTCAAGCGTCACCTTCGTAAtctaatggaaaaaaaatgcgTGGTCAACACCATCTTCGACTGCTCTCTTTCTGGTCGCTTGTACCGGTCGCTTGAAGGATGGACACCATCACAACATGATAGATTCATTCACATCGCAGCCTGTGCGTCTAATGAAGCAGCATTTGAAGATCCACACCCTACAAATCCACGTGGCCGTTTGACTTCTGCTTTAGTAAAAATCATGGATGAAgtgcaaaaagaaaacaaaaagatcaGCTACGATATTCTCAGTAGGTAGGTCCTTCCCCTTTGAAAAACGTTTAGTAGTGTGATACAACAGACATGTCATCCAAGCTGTCTTGTGTGAATTACGGTTCCTTTTTTCAGTCTAATCAAACAGAAATGTCAGGCAGAATATAACGACCCAAATCAAACGCCCCAGTTTGAAGGCGGTAATATGGACATGGTcgtatttgacttttttgacaCAGGTGAGCAGTCAAAAGAATTACTTGTCCTTTCTACGTTATCATCACCATAAAGCTTTTTCTCAGCTACAGCGATAGTACAGGTGTCACCAAGAGTCATAATGGGACAATAATAATCCCATTATGACTCTTGGTGACACCGCCGTCTGACAAGAGAAATTTGCAAACGGCGAGGAGAGTGCTTCAAAGCTAGGGTTGCTactttcacttttgaaaaaagtcTAAAGTTAACATACCCAACTTTAACGAAGACGAGTATTGCCGACGAACAGGAAAGTAAAACCGCAGAGCATAATGGGATTGATCAATAAAATTCCAACCGATGTGCAAATAATCTCCAGCATTCCGATTGGCTGTATTTTTCTTTGGCTTAGTATAGTGTGCAATGgactatatattttttagtgTAGTTTATTGTACTCTTCTCAAATTAAAAAGATTGAGTAATTCCAACCCTGCACTTGAGACTTGGCTAGCCCTTAACCGAAGAGCTTAGGAGCATCTTGAATTCACAGTTCAAAAAATAAAGAGTCAAATTTCTTGCCAAACAAATTGATTTTCACAGTATCTCAGCCAAAAGCACTTGAgatttgtgacgtcatcttCAGGGAGGAAAAGGTTGACAAGGTTGTTCTCAATGCTGGGAAATTACACGGCGTTGTGGATGGGCAGTATGACGTTTATAAACCTGACGTCACCGATGACGAGGTTAATTCGAACGCTACTAGTGATTCGAAGATTGGTCAGATAGACGTTATGGAAGAGAACATCCATGCGCTCAAATCATTTGCTAAAGTACTAGATAAAGACattgaaggaaaaataaaggtATGCTCCGTAAGATTTAAGGGTAGATTAAATCTTCCGCTCCTTTAAACACTGTGTAAAATAAAAGTATACAGCTCAGCTGTAAGGTGTGTAATAATAAATTGACAAAAATGTCCTCTTTCTATGAGAAAAATGGACGCATTCGTTGTTTTCGAAAAAGtcactttgaaatcacttatttggaaaagtatttttaaggatcaacagttttaaaacattgattctgtcaatttatttttatatacatgTTCCGTCTAATTTTTTCTAAACTTCagtattttttatcattatttcaaaTTGCAAAATGTAACTCTATTCGTATAAtattaaatttcatttcttaTCTTGTAGTAATGATAGAAGTGCTAGATTTGTAAGTGTTTAATAACGCAATATGTGCCACCCTCGGTAAATCCACCTTTAGCTCTTTGAATATTCAATTTTACGTTATTTCGTTGAGTATATTCCTTCACTGCTGTTTATTTTACTGAGCCTCTGATTGAGTGTTTTGCTTTAACTCAGGATCAAATTCAAAGCAAAGCTATCAAGCAGTTCTCAGTTCCTGGGCTGACTGAGGTGTTAAAATGACAACTCAGTTTCATTGAACCCGCTAGCCGTGACAAGGTGACGGGTGGTCTATACTCAGGTGTTGTTAAAATTCAGCTTTTTAAGGCGCTTTAGCTGCACCAATTTAGTAACGACTATTAGATTAGTTTCCCCGGTGGTCTACCTTTCACGCATCACACTACATTCATATCATGGGATATGGGTGGCTTACACGGTGAGCTCATAAATGGAATGATAGCTGCTTTCACTGGCGCCCTCGTATGGTGACGTCCGAGATATTACTGTTAACATGTTAATATGTAATGTAAAGAGAGCGCCTCTTGTTGTCCTCAAATCGACGACATTACATTCTTTAATTCAAACCTTTCCTCGCTTTTCTTTCTTAGGTTGGCTGTAAAGCGGTCCTTAAGCGTCGCCGTAGTACGTGCACATCGGTCTTTATGAAGTTTCCTACGTGTACAGATCAGTCTCAAGTGGAGCAAGAACACAAAGACAGATTGATACATGAAATAGAAAAACAGGGCATGTTTGCTATAGAAGGAAGCGAAACGACGCACAGTGTTACTCTAGACATTCAAATAGTAGAAGAGTAAGAAAAAAGGAGCTTTACTGATCAGGGGAAATGTGTgtatttggggggggggggggggcgagttCAGGGTGGCAGTTGGGTTGGATGATTGTTGCACCTCCCAATCATAAACTAATGAACTCTATTTCAACCACACAGTCAAACAAGACGGAATTATGGGAGAGAGAGGGAACTGACGCGGCCTAGTTTGGGGCTGAAGTGAATTtaaccaaagttatttttagaccaattaaacgcttgaaTTGATCGAAAGTTGGTTTCCTGAGAGGACCGCAAACTTTCATTCGgtgttgtcaagagagaattcaacagtCACCATTACAATATTCTGCCTTTTTCGCTCTGAAACGGTAGCGCGTGGTCTTGATGACGTATCTCTGCTAACGCCCTACGATTCCTTCTCTTTCCAATCATTCTGTCTTGAGCCACTCATCAGGACTAAAACACTACTTCTTTACAAAAACGACTGAAGTATATTATTGCTGTAACAAAACCTGATTAGACGGAGAGCTCCACACAAGTGCATGCCGTGTATAATGGAAAAGGTTTGTATGGTTAGACTGGGAACTAAAAAGTAGGACATTGCATGCTAGGATAAAGTATAATTAAATTGCTAATCCATCGCTAATCTAATCCAACGCGTATCATTAGGAAACACTTTTGGCTGAAAATTTTGTACACAATTAGGtaaatcattttataaattacGAAGAGGAACGTACCTAGTATCGTTCCATGAGGAACACCGCAAGTCGTTTTCCAACAATCGGAGACGGatcgagccataaacaaaataTCTGAGTAGGAATTAATTGCTAGCTATGTGAAATACCATCAATACCGTAATATTTCAATTTCGATAAAAGAATCGGCAGATTAAAAAATGACAACGCGACGGAAGTGACGACGGCGCACGAAGATCAAGAAATGAGCCTGAATAATGGTAATACAGGGAATTAAGCACCGGAAATCGCGTTAAAAAAataccgtaaagttccgaaagtaacgaCCCTCGTTACTTTCTGATTTAGCAGCCTTTTCTATCGCTACTTTCGGAGTCGCTACTTTCCGGTAGCTGAAACGTGTATCGTACATGGGTGGTACGAAGTGACGATAATAATATCGCGACAATTGTGAAAACATTCACACTTTTTATTTGGAGAAAAGTATTTCATGTTATtggtttttaaatatataatcAAAAGATGTCTTTGATTACGTTGTGGATATTCACAGACGAAAGGAAGacttttagaagaaaaaaataatgtaatgtACCTTTTAAGTTACATAAAGAAATGTCAAAGATCATTATAACCATTAAAGAATAAATCTATAATTTCAGTTATTTCTAGCAAGAAGCTAAAGTCGCTACTTTCGGAGGTTCGCGACTTTTGGAATTTGCCAACACAATTTTCCGCTACTTTCGGAAGGTCTTTATTTTGGGAATTTAACGGTAGTAGGatagtttaatttttactttaaacGCGTTACTATTTCAGTGTGGACGTTTCTACGGCTAAGTATTTAACGTTAACTTTATTTGAATACAAACAGGAAAAATTGTTGGCGAGCCTGTCAATATGGTCGAATGATTGTACCTTATCAAGAATGCGGAGACGAGCATCTAATGATGAAGAATTTGTCCAAGTATTTTCGCCACAAGTTTGCTATCAGTCATAAATGCTCAGATCCCGATATGCTCAAGAACGTGACCTTTGAGGTGTTCAAGATCGAAAACGTACCATCTTTCAAAGATTCAGTGGACAAGAAGAATCGGTTGATTCATCAGGCAATCCAGAAAGGCGATCGTTATAGTGGTATGTCTTAAGTTATATATTGTGAACATTTCGTGGACACCCTCCGAgacgggggcacccaacgagaacatagttcaaaaccacttaaacaagtagtataggagggaccgGTTAGGCCCCttttttgcgcaggaatctcattaacgtattttagtatttaaacggtagatataggcatatttttatcccctaaaaatttttcatctgttcggatttcctagctgaaagtctcaaaatccgaaaatcatagtgatcaaaacttaccttttcgaaaatttcagccagaaaaaaggctcccgaaaattctaggtgagctttttagggtaaaaatccgttaaaaatggtcagtttttttagatgtttgaaaatcctaggagaggtaggcaagcaagaaattttacaaaaaatgttccgaaaattctagatctcaaatcgtcttccgaacagatattttccgaaaattgacgttgggtgcccctgccgaGAGACGCAAGCTTAACTGCTTGGAATTGCACCTCTCCAAGCATGCGTGGAAAATTATAAATGACTGAAGACTATTACTTGTAATGTAAACGACCATCGGTAATGTTCAACGTCCAGCGATCATagcgaaaaaaaagcaaattctgAGATGCGCCTAAAGTCTTGCTGGCACGGTCCTGATGGTTTTGAAAATGACTGACATGCACGTAAATCCACATGCAGCAAAGGGGAAAATACAGCGCAGTTCTGAATTAGCATACAGTAATTTCACTACAGAGCCCTTCTAGATATTAGTCCCCCTAATGAATGGACTAGATCTCACTTGccttttatatattttcttgtAAGGATTCCAATCAAATGAACCATTCACCGTCCGCGCGCACAAGGTTGAACTTGTTACTGACGTGTTGCATGGGTGTTACCGCAAAAAGTATAAAGTTGTAGATGGATCGGGTGATGCTCTTGTGATAAAAGTCACAAATAACGAGAAATTCTTGGTTCACGTGTGTGTGATGTCATATCAGGCTGATGGCTCTATTGTTGTCTTGTACCCGCCAAAAAACGTAAGTAATCAATGATTCAGTGTACGCTGATATGATGCTTTTGCTGCAGCTGTTGACCTTAATAACAATTTGaaaagatttattttatttatttatttattttgattttgtctCTTGTTTAGCCATGCTATGCTTAGATAGTGCAAATTCAACATATTACTGTGAGAGTCATTAGTTTAACTCAGTTCCACTATGAAGTAAATCCAATCAGTGCTCAGAATGGAACTTGACCCGCAGATCTCCGGTTTGCAAGACCGCATGTCGTTcgtttcattttcgaaacaaAAATTTGGATCTTATGCAAACTGACCCACGGAAGGAAATTTGGACCACCAGGTTTTGTGAACCATCTCGCTTTTAGTAAATCAATACGATCAAAAGCACCGGGGGACTGGCGGCCGAGCAGTCTCTGGT
The genomic region above belongs to Porites lutea chromosome 12, jaPorLute2.1, whole genome shotgun sequence and contains:
- the LOC140953926 gene encoding uncharacterized protein → MDKKLKQALLIGPSYGSDLPRFCQPLKGVHNDVLLMKEMLTRNGFLLENIKVLEGDYASKDEILRSLEELSSTVPNESVVIIYFSGHGYQLKEEFGQGLIPGGLKKEMFKEYRINDVCITGQHFKRHLRNLMEKKCVVNTIFDCSLSGRLYRSLEGWTPSQHDRFIHIAACASNEAAFEDPHPTNPRGRLTSALVKIMDEVQKENKKISYDILSSLIKQKCQAEYNDPNQTPQFEGGNMDMVVFDFFDTVSQPKALEICDVIFREEKVDKVVLNAGKLHGVVDGQYDVYKPDVTDDEVNSNATSDSKIGQIDVMEENIHALKSFAKVLDKDIEGKIKVCSVRFKGRLNLPLVGCKAVLKRRRSTCTSVFMKFPTCTDQSQVEQEHKDRLIHEIEKQGMFAIEGSETTHSVTLDIQIVEEKNCWRACQYGRMIVPYQECGDEHLMMKNLSKYFRHKFAISHKCSDPDMLKNVTFEVFKIENVPSFKDSVDKKNRLIHQAIQKGDRYSGFQSNEPFTVRAHKVELVTDVLHGCYRKKYKVVDGSGDALVIKVTNNEKFLVHVCVMSYQADGSIVVLYPPKNGKTEELDEGESAKAIKRVFVEPQTVRRMTEPDFDKPKPKWCDDILILYATKAEADYKPLTQTAIDLSAGLSTRGHNPPDDKMLPPVTAFRDAPSSPSSFKTQSAGSSRGAAADYSSNYHDHRWLTIRRDVRILCDED